In Fusarium fujikuroi IMI 58289 draft genome, chromosome FFUJ_chr02, the genomic stretch TTTCCCTCCAACGACACAATCATAAAGATCTAGCATCTCCAATGTATACGGATCCTCATACGTCTTCCTGATGATCCTCTCTTGGAATCCACCTTCACCAATCTTCTCTCGAATCGTCATGATCACCGGCAGACCCTTGACGTAAGGAGAATCAAAGTTGACTCTCACGATTTTGTTAGCTGAGTAGACTTCAATGTGTGCGTCGAACTGAGGCACACCACTGAGACCTGATTCATACGTGACAGGAAAGTCATCGTATTGAAACAGGACGCTGAAGATGCCGGGGAGGGTTAGCACAGCTCCGGCGACGAATTTGGGCATGCCTAGAATCTCGCGCATTGCTGAGAGATCATGTGTTCCGAGGCTGTATCATCAAGTTAGCGTTGGCGCGACATTCTAAGGTGAAGGTGACTTGCGCTCCCAGAACTCTCAGCATTCTTTGTGACTGAGGCGTGCTCGACACTCCAAACTCCTTGACAAGAGCTTGTTCAAAGATATCAGCCTCGCGACGGCTCCTGTCCTGACCATCTTCCTCACTGAAGTCATTGAACTTCTGAGGAAACGTGCCGTTCTGTTCGACAAAGGTGGAGTTAGGCCCAATGATGTCCCTCACTCTGACATACTGAATCTTCTCCATGGCCCCGACCTCTGCCACAGCATCGATGAACGCAGTAGCATAGCGTCGCATCGTTCCAACAAACACTTTTCCCTTTGAAGCCTTCTCCGCCTCAATAAGTCTATCTATATCTCGGAAGCAAGTGGCCGCCGGTTTCTCGATAAGGCAAAACTTGTCATTCTTGAGAGCGAGTATACCATGCTCCACGTGGTATGCGTCAGCGTTGGCGATCAGGACCACGTCGACGTCTGGTGAGGAGCAGAGTTCTTCGgggttggtggtggttttGGGAGTACCACCTTGGACTTTGGTGGTGCAATGTGCCAGAGCCTGCTTGGAGATATCGCAGAGATAGGTCGTTTGGAACTTGTGGGATaggaagttgatgttggggATATGGGCGACTTGGGAGATCTCTCCGCAGCCGATGATTCCAACCCGAAGGATGCGATCTGATGTGCTTGACATGGTGATGGAGTCCATGAATGATTGGTCTTGAAGGCTGTAACAAAAAGGGTATAATTCGAAGTCTGGATGAGTTAAAGAAGAGCTATTtatccttcatctcctctgTCATCAATACGTAGTACCCTTGCGGGTTGGAGTATCACTCCCCCATCTGCATTCCCCACATACCGCTACTCCCCGACACCAAAAGAGCATTCAGCTCCGCTACTCCGCGAAAGGATCATGACTCGATCCTTGGCTCCGCACCATGCTAAAATGTAACCATGCTTTATCTTCTTCCCCACGGGGTCACCAAGTTTCCTCGGTTACGGGGAACGAAAATCCGGGGTCTAGATCAGAGAGCATCCGAATGCTTTAAAAGGAGCTTATTCCCCCTCTTGTGGACCTCTTCGTTCCCTCAAACCATCCAAGTTATCGTGGTTCTTTGACGCGTTATACTCCCCGTCTTGATCTTGCATCTTCCGCTCTGGCTTGGATTATGGGTGTATTTTCACGCAAGAAAGAGGCCGAATTGGCTGTTGGATCGGAGCTCTCACGAGTACGACACCTCATTTCTCCCACCCATCTTTTGTTACACAGGCTAACAGCTCTCCTACGCAGGTCCTCCCTCAGAATCCAAAGCCATGGTACATGACTTGGCATCTGATCAAGCTCAATCTATGCCTTTTGGTCCCCCTATTCTCCTCGGCTTCCGTTGGCTACGATGGTATACTCTCTTGCTCCTCACCGTTCCAGGTCCAACTCTAACATAGCCTAGGATCCATGATGAACGGTCTCCAAACTCTGCCCCAATGGCGTGAGTTCTTCGGCAGTCCAGAGGGCGCGCTTCTCGGACTCATGAACTCTGTTTATCCTCTCGGCAAAGTCATCTCCCTCTTCGTGGTAGCTTATATCTGTGATCGATGGGGACGTAAGCTCCCTATTCTTATTGGTCTCATCACTTGCATTGGCTTCGCAACTCTACAGGGCCTTTCGCAGAACCTACACAGCTTTATCATTGCGAGAGCCTTCTTAGGTTTCTTCACTAGCTTCATCGGTCAGCCTagccccatcatcatcactgagcTTGCGTACCCAACTCAGAGAGGCAAAGTAACAGCTTTGTACAACACCTTTTTCGTAAGTTTCGCGTCTATCTTATTTGGGTAACTATGTAGTGTACTGATTGTATGCCTCAATTTTAGTACTTTGGCTCTATTTTCGCCGCTTGGTGTACGTATGGCACCTTCAAAAACCCGACGACTTGGAGCTGGCGAATTCCGTCTCTGCTACAAGGTGCATTGCCCGTCATTCAGCTTTTGGGCCTCTATTTCCTACCAGAATCCCCCAGGTAAGAACGTTGCAATAGTCTGAGACTTTCCAGAAGCTGATGTAGTCAACTCAGATGGCTTGTTTCCAAGGGAcgcaaagaagaagcccgAAAAGTCCTTGCCGAGTTCCATGCAGGCGGCGATCTCGAGTCTCCCCTTGTCGAATTCGAGATGCAAGAAATCGAGCTGGCACTTACCCAGGAAGCCGACGCCATTTCTGCAGTCTCATGGGCTGAACTATTCCGCACTCCAGCGAACCGCAAGCGCACGCTTATTGCTGTCATTGTTGGATGGTTTGCTCAATGGAATGGTGTCGGAGTCGTCAGCTACTATCTTGTTCTCGTTCTCAACACGATCGGTAtcaccaaggtcaaggaccAGACTCTCATCAACGGACTTCTTCAGATCTTCAACTGGCTGGCCTCTACTTTCTTgggagccatgatggttGATCGACTGGGGCGCCGGACATTGTTTCTGCTCTCCACGGGTGGTATGCTTGTCTCTTATATCATCTGGACCGGCCTTACTGCGCATTTCGtcagcagccatgatgagtcGACAGGCCGTGCAGTGGTGgctttcatcttcatcttctaccTATTCTATGATATCGCCTGGACGCCACTCCTCCAAGCCTACCCCGTCGAAATCTTTCCGTATACCCTTCGAGGACGTGGGCTTTCTATCACCTATATCTCATCCTTCACTGGTCTCATTGTCGGCAACCAGGTGAATCCTATCGCCATGAAGGCTATCACTTGGAAATATTACATTGTCTTCTGTTGTATCCTCGCAGTTCTTTTCGTCATCATTTGGTTCTTGTTCCCTGAAACGAAAGGACATACGCTTGAGGAGATCCGAGAAGTCTTTGAAGGGAAACTTGATGACCAGGATAAGTTGGCTAGGGTTGAATCAGCTATGGGAGAGGAGAATACTGGGCAGAAGGGTGGCAACGCGAAGCAGGTGGAGATCGCCAACTAAGCTTCCATTGACGGTACGTTTGGGGTAAACGTTAGGAGAATTGTATCAGAAGATGATTTGCAAGTTTATGCTAGTCCTTTCGGCTCCTCCCGGCACATCATGTTTCGAACCAGATTAGCATTTATCGATGCATTAATTATTGCGTGGTCGATCCATCTGCCGCTTTGATATCCCGATGCCTATGTAACGAACGAGAGATCGTGCCAAGTCCTCAAAAATATGCTCATTCAAACGCTTATCGAATATCCGTTCTTAACTTACCCGCATTAAGCTTGTTGGCCGGACCAGGACAAGGACCAGGACCAGGGGATTTCCCGTTGTTATGCCGGACTCCAGCCGGCGTAAACGAGGTCGTAGTCCGTAGTCGGGGAGTAGCGGAGTTACACTAAACAGCGGAGAAGTTACTCCATCTCGGGCTGTATTTAGCCGaagttgatggatgatgtgaATCTCGATGCCTTCGTTTATTACCCTGTAACTTCCGCTTTTCATACTTCCAATAGTCTTTGTCTCATACACCTTATTATTTCACTCCGAGCCGTATCACCATGTCTCAGTCAAAACCAACCCTGCGATGGGGTATCATCGGCACTGGCctgatctcatcatggtTTATCCAGGACCTCCTtattgagagagagaatgcCCAAGCGATACATCATATTCGAGCCATTGGATCATCTTCCGTCGAAAAGGGGACAAAGTTCGTTGAGACACATATGCCAGGACAAAATCAACTTCCATTCATCTACGGTAGCTATGAGGAAGCGTACCGAGATCCCAATGTTGATATTATCTACATCGGGACTCCTCATGGCTTCCACAAAAAGAACTGTCTCGATGCGATTTCGCATGGAAAACACGTGCTCTGCGAGAAAGCATTTACTCTCAATGCCAGAGAGGCAAGAGAAGTTCTGGATgcagccaaggagaagggcgTATTTATCATGGAGGCCATGTGGACTCGCTTCTTTCCTCTGGTTAAATCTCTCCAAAAGATCATCCACGAGGAAAAAGCCGTTGGCGATGTGGTTCGCGTATTTGCAGACTTTGCCATGAATCAGAACATCGAGTCAAAAGGCCCCGAGTCACGATTGAAAGATCTATCTCTTGGTGCTGGCAGCCTGTTGGACATTGGCATCTACAGCCTGACTTGGGGCCTTGTGACCCTCGATGCAGGTGTCGGTGAAAAGGCTACTGCACCAAAGATCACTGCTGCTCAAACTCTCGTCGACGGTGTCGACATCGGCACTTCGATCATCCTCTTATATCCCGATGGAAAGCAGGGCATCTTGACCTCCAACTCAAAGGTCAAAACGCCAGAGGCTTTCTGCCGCGTCGAAGGCACCAAGGGCCATATCATTGTAGAAGGCTTTGCGGGTTCGGTCCCTGCATCATTCACTGTTTACAAAGACGGAGAGGCTGAAGGGAAGAGATATGAGTTTGAGAGACCTGGTAAGGGATTTTACTGGGAGGCTGATGCGGTGGCTCTTGATATTGCTGCTGGCAAAGTTGAGAGTGGTACTATGCCGTGGGCTGAGACCATTCGTGTCATGGAGATTATGGATGAGGTAAGAAGGCAGGGCGGTGCCAAGTTCCCTCAGGActagataaaaataaatcaTACATGTATGTGGATAACGAACAGAGAACGTGATTGCATTTTGCTGCTGATGTGGCCTCTGCGTATCCCTAGGCCAATTCTAAATTCAGAATTAAAACAGGGCTCCAGGAGTTGAGATTTCTCAGTAAAATATCGTAAACACGAACTGTTAGTAAAAAATGATCAAAGAATTCCATCACACGAGGCCTAAACGAAGAACTTCTGGCATGGTATCGCCCGCAAGATGTAGGGTACCTAATGCTCCGCATTCAAACACCAGTTGACACTACCCGATCCGAGTTAGCCTCCGCTACTCCGCGAGACCAAAACTTCACTAAGAGAAACATCCACAAACTTAAGATCTCCGCTACTCCCCGACATTCCATCCAACTTATGCAAGATCCTTTCCGATTCCTCACTCCACAATGCTCAGCCAGAGCGGTACCAATTCCTCGGAACAGCAGGGACAGGGCAATAAGCGACAACGCACGGCAGCCATGTATCATCGCAAACGTGCCGTGACAGCTTGCCAATCCTGTCGATTGAGGAAGACCAAGTGCGACAATGTTCGTCCAGTGTGTGGCTTTTGCTCCAGAAGCGGTGCTCAATGTGTCTACCCTGGCTCTGGGCCTGATAGTGATTATTCAAGGTTAGTAGTAGACTCATGGTACCTGTAGTTGTACTGCGACTAATGTATTGGATAGCTATGATCCCGCCAGTTTGACTATTCTGGATCGGCTCAATCATGTTGTGTCTCTACTGGAGTCACGGCCTTTAGCAGTACTTGTAAATGATACAGGATCATACAATTCACAGCATGACACATCTAGTATATCAGAAAGGAATGCTAGTATCACTCGGCCATTGCGTGTTGCTCCAATACACGTATCGAGAGACCTAACGACACATGTGCCTGAGGGTGATATCCTCCAGGTCCTTGAGCGCCCTGAATTTCCTTCAGAATCTAATAATTGTGAGAGTATTATGCGGTGGCCAATATTCCAAGGCCTCGTGCCTGAGGTACACTCCTTCGTCCTGGAGCTGAATGAAGATGTAGAA encodes the following:
- a CDS encoding related to dimeric dihydrodiol dehydrogenase, with translation MSQSKPTLRWGIIGTGLISSWFIQDLLIERENAQAIHHIRAIGSSSVEKGTKFVETHMPGQNQLPFIYGSYEEAYRDPNVDIIYIGTPHGFHKKNCLDAISHGKHVLCEKAFTLNAREAREVLDAAKEKGVFIMEAMWTRFFPLVKSLQKIIHEEKAVGDVVRVFADFAMNQNIESKGPESRLKDLSLGAGSLLDIGIYSLTWGLVTLDAGVGEKATAPKITAAQTLVDGVDIGTSIILLYPDGKQGILTSNSKVKTPEAFCRVEGTKGHIIVEGFAGSVPASFTVYKDGEAEGKRYEFERPGKGFYWEADAVALDIAAGKVESGTMPWAETIRVMEIMDEVRRQGGAKFPQD
- a CDS encoding related to hexose transporter protein, which encodes MGVFSRKKEAELAVGSELSRVLPQNPKPWYMTWHLIKLNLCLLVPLFSSASVGYDGSMMNGLQTLPQWREFFGSPEGALLGLMNSVYPLGKVISLFVVAYICDRWGRKLPILIGLITCIGFATLQGLSQNLHSFIIARAFLGFFTSFIGQPSPIIITELAYPTQRGKVTALYNTFFYFGSIFAAWCTYGTFKNPTTWSWRIPSLLQGALPVIQLLGLYFLPESPRWLVSKGRKEEARKVLAEFHAGGDLESPLVEFEMQEIELALTQEADAISAVSWAELFRTPANRKRTLIAVIVGWFAQWNGVGVVSYYLVLVLNTIGITKVKDQTLINGLLQIFNWLASTFLGAMMVDRLGRRTLFLLSTGGMLVSYIIWTGLTAHFVSSHDESTGRAVVAFIFIFYLFYDIAWTPLLQAYPVEIFPYTLRGRGLSITYISSFTGLIVGNQVNPIAMKAITWKYYIVFCCILAVLFVIIWFLFPETKGHTLEEIREVFEGKLDDQDKLARVESAMGEENTGQKGGNAKQVEIAN